ttcaaagaaaggagttgaccagaattcaacagctgccttgctaccagacacgcacatacccgactgcgaacgtttgacaatcaggaaaatgactagaaaattcATATGATTTTAAGCAAGAAAGAGATGAGTTTTGGGCCTAAATAAGATTCTATTTCCGCACACATCCTTGAATTTAGAGAAACAGGACAGGTGATATcttgtcactgatcttgaaaatgttgtcaacaagcgttcctcttcaatcgacactcgtttatgtttacgaaacgTTCTTTTGTCCGTCTCTGAAATGACAGACTACTAGCAGTCTACCGCAAAATCAACTGATTCaattcaatgcagataaatcaagattatcatttagttattgattaagttgtctccaaaagagcaaataaccccttaaccctcaagtgctgttttgcacaacatgacgttgactcatttgcaaagttctgtatggaaaccaagaaatgaccggattcctttcaacgcggcccgctatttaataaccgcaacgtatgcaagcattggctttgcctttgccattccgatcaaacattggcagtcaacaagtgaattgactcttatcaacacaaatgatccgagatgaatgaaattaagaccaacaggaGCACCCTAAGCTCTCCACCGCaagctaatttcatccagcactcagtgggattaagaacataaaagcaaagatagcagagcgaggttttgatcctcggacctctgggttatgggcccagcacgctcccactgcgccactctgctggatggtcgtcgagcaaggttccaagtgtgtccaaaaggaaaaactcaactatggcaacaaacgctactacactttaataacgcgtcagccaaaaacgttttcaaactaaccatgcaaatcatgggccacgccaaattgatttcatgctagagcccagcccttttcaaatgcagcccagatttaaacagctatttctttataaaatgaatgttcgtcgaccaagcaatgcccgtagtcggtaggattcgaacctacgcggggagaccccaatggatttctagtccatcgccttaaccactcggccacgactaccccTTGAGAAAAGGATTGTGCGCGACTCGTCGGCAAAACTCCAATGGTTAGCTGATAATTCAGACATTTTAGTGCTATTCCACCAAACGGCCAAGAGGAGACAAACCTCCATgattgcctgacatctgcccaggtgatactactGAGCTCAAGCCAAGAACGGGCCAACTAACGACACAAAAGGAGACGCGGATAAAAGAAATGCCATGCATTgcatacaaagaacgggttcatcaacttcatcttcaaattagatactttcacattcgttgcgtttgcatcagtagttttcagtggtttctttgaactcgaggtgatatttgagcttttcaatgagccaatgtagtttttactttgatgtctcctctgcttgctcaacgagcacgcattggacacaattttgttcaaagaaaggagttgaccagaattcaacagctgccttgctaccagacacgcacatacccgactgcgaacgtttgacaatcaggaaaatgactagaaaattcatatgattttaagcaagaaagagatgagttttgggccttaagaagattctatttgcgcacacatccttgaatttagagaaacaggacaggtgatatcttgtcactgatcttgaaaatgttgtcaacaagcgttcctcttcaatcgacactcgtttatgtttacgaaacgCTCTTTTGTCCGTCTCTGAAATGACAGACTACTAGCAGTCTACTGCAAAATCAACTGATTCaattcaatgcagataaatcaagattatcattaagttattgattaagttgtctccaaaagagcaaataaccccttaaccctcaagtgctgttttgcacaacatgacgttgactcatttgcaaagttctttatggaaaccaagaaatgaccggattcctttcaacgcggcccgctatttaataaccgcaacgtatgcaagcattggctttgcctttgccattccgatcaaacattggcagtcaacaagtgaattgactcttatcaacacaaatgatccgagatgaatgaaattaagaccaacaggaGCACCCTAAGCTCTCCACCGCaagctaatttcatccagcactcagtgggattaagaacataaaagcaaagatagcagagcgaggttttgatcctcggacctctgggttatgggcccagcacgctcccactgcgccactctgctggatggtcgtcgagcaaggttccaagtgtgtccaaaaggaaaaactcaactatggcaacaaacgctactacactttaataacgcgtcagccaaaaacgttttcaaactaaccatgcaaatcatgggccacgccaaattgatttcatgctagagcccagcccttttcaaatgcagcccagatttaaacagctatttctttataaagtGAATGTTCGTCGACCAAGCAATgcccgtagtcggtaggattcgaacctacgcggggagaccccaatggatttctagtccatcgccttaaccactcggccacgactaccccTTGAGATAAGGATTGTGCGCGACTCGTCGGCAAAACTCCAATGGTTAGCTGATAATTCAGACATTTTAGTCctattccaccaaacggctaaGAGGAGACAAACCTCCATGATTGCCTGACAGCTGCCCATGTGATACTACTGAGCTCAAACCAAGAACGGGCCAACTAACGACACAAAAGGAGACGCGGATAAAAGAAATGCCATGCATTgcatacaaagaacgggttcatcaacttcatcttcaaattagatactttcacattcgttgcgtttgcatcagtagttttcagtggtttctttgaactcgaggtgatatttgagcttttcaatgagccaatgtagtttttactttgatgtctcctctgcttgctcaacgagcacgcattggacacaattttgttcaaagaaaggagttgaccagaattcaacagctgccttgctaccagacacgcacatacccgactgcgaacgtttgacaatcaggaaaatgactagaaaattcATATGATTTTAAGCAAGAAAGAGATGAGTTTTGGGCCTAAATAAGATTCTATTTCCGCACACATCCTTGAATTTAGAGAAACAGGACAGGTGATATcttgtcactgatcttgaaaatgttgtcaacaagcgttcctcttcaatcgacactcgtttatgtttacgaaacgTTCTTTTGTCCGTCTCTGAAATGACAGACTACTAGCAGTCTACCGCAAAATCAACTGATTCaattcaatgcagataaatcaagattatcatttagttattgattaagttgtctccaaaagagcaaataaccccttaaccctcaagtgctgttttgcacaacatgacgttgactcatttgcaaagttctttatggaaaccaagaaatgaccggattcctttcaacgcggcccgctatttaataaccgcaacgtatgcaagcattggctttgcctttgccattccgatcaaacattggcagtcaacaagtgaattgactcttatcaacacaaatgatccgagatgaatgaaattaagaccaacaggaGCACCCTAAGCTCTCCACCGCaagctaatttcatccagcactcagtgggattaagaacataaaagcaaagatagcagagcgaggttttgatcctcggacctctgggttatgggcccagcacgctcccactgcgccactctgctggatggtcgtcgagcaaggttccaagtgtgtccaaaaggaaaaactcaactatggcaacaaacgctactacactttaataacgcgtcagccaaaaacgttttcaaactaaccatgcaaatcatgggccacgccaaattgatttcatgctagagcccagcccttttcaaatgcagcccagatttaaacagctatttctttataaaatgaatgttcgtcgaccaagcaatgcccgtagtcggtaggattcgaacctacgcggggagaccccaatggatttctagtccatcgccttaaccactcggccacgactaccccTTGAGAAAAGGATTGTGCGCGACTCGTCGGCAAAACTCCAATGGTTAGCTGATAATTCAGACATTTTAGTGCTATTCCACCAAACGGCCAAGAGGAGACAAACCTCCATgattgcctgacatctgcccaggtgatactactGAGCTCAAGCCAAGAACGGGCCAACTAACGACACAAAAGGAGACGCGGATAAAAGAAATGCCATGCATTgcatacaaagaacgggttcatcaacttcatcttcaaattagatactttcacattcgttgcgtttgcatcagtagttttcagtggtttctttgaactcgaggtgatatttgagcttttcaatgagccaatgtagtttttactttgatgtctcctctgcttgctcaacgagcacgcattggacacaattttgttcaaagaaaggagttgaccagaattcaacagctgccttgctaccagacacgcacatacccgactgcgaacgtttgacaatcaggaaaatgactagaaaattcatatgattttaagcaagaaagagatgagttttgggccttaagaagattctatttgcgcacacatccttgaatttagagaaacaggacaggtgatatcttgtcactgatcttgaaaatgttgtcaacaagcgttcctcttcaatcgacactcgtttatgtttacgaaacgCTCTTTTGTCCGTCTCTGAAATGACAGACTACTAGCAGTCTACTGCAAAATCAACTGATTCaattcaatgcagataaatcaagattatcattaagttattgattaagttgtctccaaaagagcaaataaccccttaaccctcaagtgctgttttgcacaacatgacgttgactcatttgcaaagttctttatggaaaccaagaaatgaccggattcctttcaacgcggcccgctatttaataaccgcaacgtatgcaagcattggctttgcctttgccattccgatcaaacattggcagtcaacaagtgaattgactcttatcaacacaaatgatccgagatgaatgaaattaagaccaacaggaGCACCCTAAGCTCTCCACCGCaagctaatttcatccagcactcagtgggattaagaacataaaagcaaagatagcagagcgaggttttgatcctcggacctctgggttatgggcccagcacgctcccactgcgccactctgctggatggtcgtcgagcaaggttccaagtgtgtccaaaaggaaaaactcaactatggcaacaaacgctactacactttaataacgcgtcagccaaaaacgttttcaaactaaccatgcaaatcatgggccacgccaaattgatttcatgctagagcccagcccttttcaaatgcagCCCACATTtaaacagctatttctttataaaatgaatgttcgtcgaccaagcaatgcccgtagtcggtaggattcgaacctacgcggggagaccgcaatggatttctagtccatcgccttaaccactcggccacgactaccccTTGAGAAAAGGATTGTGCGCGACTCGTCGGCAAAACTCCAATGGTTAGCTAATAATTCAGGCATTTTAGTGCTATTCCACCAAACGGCCAAGAGGAGACAAACCTCCATgattgcctgacatctgcccaggtgatactactGAGCTCAAGCCAAGAACGGGCCAACTAACGACACAAAAGGAGACGCGGATAAAAGAAATGCCATGCATTgcatacaaagaacgggttcatcaacttcatcttcaaattagatactttcacattcgttgcgtttgcatcagtagttttcagtggtttctttgaactcgaggtgatatttgagcttttcaatgagccaatgtagtttttactttgatgtctcctctgcttgctcaacgagcacgcattggacacaattttgttcaaagaaaggagttgaccagaattcaacagctgccttgctaccagacacgcacatacccgactgcgaacgtttgacaatcaggaaaatgactagaaaattcATATGATTTTAAGCAAGAAAGAGATGAGTTTTGGGCCTAAATAAGATTCTATTTCCGCACACATCCTTGAATTTAGAGAAACAGGACAGGTGATATcttgtcactgatcttgaaaatgttgtcaacaagcgttcctcttcaatcgacactcgtttatgtttacgaaacgTTCTTTTGTCCGTCTCTGAAATGACAGACTACTAGCAGTCTACCGCAAAATCAACTGATTCaattcaatgcagataaatcaagattatcATTTAGTTATTGATTAAGAGTCACCGActccaaatatcgagaatcgctggacaggttcgaaaaaacgaaaaccctgaaactttgcctcaagaacGCTTTTAGGGAGCTCTGTTCGAAAATGTTATTCCGAGTTTGTAAGAATTCAACGTCTTCGAGAAATTCGCAAAGAACGAAATTACacctttttacctcattaaatatgcagaaaatatcgggaaaattgacaaagttctcggtactcgcattgaaacaatttacaattttagaacacCGGATAAACCTGGCATAAGAGCTTCATCTTTCTTTCATCTAAcacttggaatttttaatttttttcaagtattctgaAGGGTTCCATCGACTGTCAAAGAATTGCTTTTTCAAGCTCCTGTGGAACAGGTaaaagttgcatattttttcGAGCTTGAAACGCATCTTGGTATGCCCCATATCgagtcaaaattaatattgagataatcctttggccttcctctatcaagatttgaaataaaaaatctgggCAGTCTGAACGCGCgctgacaaacaaaaaatattttaaggtaggtgatgacttatttgcataatctacgaaaacaaaaagtctatttatagaatgcCTACTCGGCATAGTTCTAAcagtagagagcttaagcatgAGACGTTTTTGATGTCACGGACGTCAGAATACCGGGGGAGACTGGATCGACAACGGCGTTTTAGGCGCGAAATTTTCGACTTAAGCTGAACTCCCGCGGCACCACGAACGTGACAGCTGATAAAAGTTTTGGGGCATTGTTTACAACGGAAACTTGACCTTAATTTCCAACATGCCGTATTTAACCCCTTAattgccgaatgagcgctcagggcacttatagattttactctgtctaacgccagacgattttactcgtcaatggggaacctctcgGACGGGAAAGAGTTAACAACGtaaaaaactatgtccccattaaccccttaactgccgaatgagcgctcagggcacttatagattttactctgtctaacgccagacgattttactcgtcaatggggaacctctcgGACGGGAAAGAGTTAAGAGATGTAAGAAATTCACTTTTAGTCGCTCATGACCAAGGACTGTTGTCAGACGAGGAACTGCTGTTGTTACTGAAAGCGAATTTGTCAAAAAACCCGGAGTTTTCGTACGAAAAATACGCGAGGTTTAGTATCGAGAGTATCGAGGAACCCGAGTGCTTGTCCGAGTTTAGAGTTGCAAAAAAAGATCTTCCACTGCTTGCTGATGCACTTCGACTACCTGATACCTTCCACTGCAATCAGAGAACCACTGCCGACAAGTTAGAGGGGTTATGTATTTTGCTCAGGCGAATGTCGTTTCCTTGCCGATATAGCGACATGCTCGCAAGATTCGGCCGACCCGTTCCTGAACTTAGCATGATATCAAATACAGTAATGAATTACATTTATGATATACATGGTCACAAACTGTGTCAGTGGAATCACGATATAATGAATCCACGTTATTTCGACATCTACACGGATGCCATATCGAGAAAAGGGGCTGCACTACAAAATTGTTTCGGATTTATAGACGGAACGATTAGACCGATATGCAGACCCTCGCAGGAGCAAAGAATAATGTTCAACAGCCACAAAAGGGTTCACTCCTTGAAGTTTCAGTCGGTGACTGTACCAAATGGTTTGATAGCCAACCTGTTTGGCCCAGTTGGTTAGTAAAAGAAATGTAATACCTAATTTTTGGCCTCTAGTATTCGTGTACCTAACACGTACAGGCAGTAGCTGGTATCTTTGCGAAACTACATCTCAtttgaaatgttatttttttttcctggaagGTAGAAGGCATGATGCAGGGATACTTGCAGACTCCAAGCTAATCGACAGTTTGGATCAATATGCATTTAACACAAATGAAGACCCTGTCTGTCTTTAAGGAGACCCTGCTTACCCAATACGGGTACACCTACAGGTTCCGTTCAGACAGAATGCTATTACTCCAGCAATGCAAGCTTTTAATAGCTCTATGAGCTCCGTTAGGGAATCAGTGGAGTGGACTTTTGGTGATGTTGTGAAGTCGTTTAGGGCCTTAGATTTGAAAAGTAATCTAAAAATTGGGTTAAGTTCAGTAGGCAAAATGTACTTAGTCTGTGCCATCATTCAAAATGCAATATATATGGAAGCCTGACATCAAACTTTTTTGAAATTGAACCTCCATCCCTGCATGATTACTTTAGATAAGACTACAAGTGTTAAAGCAGCAGTACATGAAATGAACTGTTTATTCTTGTCTcgaaaaattaatttgtgcaAATCTAattaatgcaataattattatactctGGTCATAACCAAAAATTGTATAAATTCCATGTACGAGACTGTAAAGTTATACTCCGCATTGCCTTTTGATTATTCAACTTTTGATTTAAAATAGCCATGAAAATAAAGCTTGAACATGTATAGCTTTAAGTATGAAGCAGTTATTAAAATCAGAGTAGTGAATTCGAAAGCTGTTTTACAGACTCTCGAGCTCATTGACAAGTTCCACACAATATTGCCAACTTTACCTAGACCCTAGtagtgaaaaagtaaatttctACCAAGACATTAATCAGTAAGAATATACTCAAAGGTGGTTATTATGACTCTTTCCATTTGTTCACTTGTTGAAGCATATTCATCAGAAGTTGACTCTGCTGCTGCATCATAACTTgaaactgttgttgttgttgttgctgctgttgttgttgttgttgaagttgttgctgctgttgttgctgaATCAAATGCATCATACTTTCATATCTTTGCTTCTCTAATTCTTGCTGTTTTTCCTTCATCTGCAGCTCTTTCTCTCGGATACTCATTTCCTGAGTATTTTTTTCTCGCAAATATTCTATGGTGTCATTCCCTGAATTtctgctttttttcttctttgaaattgtGCTATtttcctcctcctcttcttttttccttttcttgctTTCTCCTAATGTTTCCATGGCAATTCTTCTCATTTCCAAAGCATTTTCTCTCTCCTTCTCTGTCTTTGAAGAGGCACTGTCACCTACAGAGTTGAATGTGTCAATTATATGATTTGAAGATatgcatgattttttttaattcctccCCAAATATTTAGAACAggtaaaattaataacaaactCTCACAAAGGCTATCATTGATTTAAAGAATGCTAATTGTACATTTAAAATGGTTGGGAGGGAGCAAGGAGTTAGAAAATAGCTGAGAAAGATTcatcacaacaacaacaaataaaaaaagaaacttgaaaTTTACCCAGGCGGAAAAATAATTTGGGTCCGTATCACACAATGCTAAGAGAAATACAAACTCCCTCCTTTTGCCTAAACCCAATAACACAAATTGAGTTATGAGTGGCCTAAAGAATAAATTTAGATATGCCAagctgacagttttttttttttttttatctttttctcaTATTATGAGGGGCGATGTAGATTAGCTAAAAGTAGACACCAACACGATAATAAATAATGTAGCTATGAAACAACTAACAAGATGAaaaaagcagcaacaacaaatAAGCGCAATAGACAGATATCTAATGCACCCAATAACTCTATACCATGAAGAGGTGTGTAGAGTATCTAAAGAGTTTTGACTGATCCTAAAATCACTTGTCCCGTAATAAAACCAGCACGAGTGGACTGAGTAGATTTTTAAAATAAGAATGCTGcattggtaaaataaaaaaactttaGAAAGTTTCTTTCTTATGCCTATAAatattgcagtttttttttttggctatcAACCCTTTTCAACCCAATTCTAGCTAGCCccagaaaaatgaaaacaaaaatcaaaacaagCTTTCCTACCATCTTTCTGTCGGAGGTCCTGCTCGAGCTTTTCTACTTCGAGACACTCTTCTATTAGTTGATCAAGTTCTGAAAAAGATGGGCTTATTCCATCTGCTTTCGCTTCCCTTTTCATTGTTACTCGATACTTCTCTGCCAACAAAACGTACCGATCTTGCACTGATCGTTTTGTCATTGCATCCTTAAATTAAGGATCTCTTAATCCACTTAGCGCCTCTGCGATCGACAGCCATATTTGTGCTCGGTTGCTCgttttcttctttgctttaaACGGATTCTGCACTCTGACTTCTTTCATTAGTGCTATGTCGTGCTGTTCCGACCATTCCATAGGCCCACTACATGAAAAGAACAGCGATAGAAGCGACTGTTTACTAAGGTAGTAGCTGCATAAAATAATcgattttaaaatatataaacacaataagcttaagcttatacATGTATAATGGCGGGAAAATCTATGCACTTTCTTGACCGTGGAACACGGCAACGGCTTAAACCTCTCGACAAAAAGTCAACTCACGGCAAAAACTAATGGATGGCTAGATAAACGAAACGGCTACAAACAAAAACCAATTCACTGTAAAACGAAACGAAGTTACAGAACCCGAGGCAACTTGGGCCAAACGCATAGTAAGACACATTTTATCAATCCTATTTCATGGAATTTTCTACGgtt
This genomic window from Acropora muricata isolate sample 2 chromosome 2, ASM3666990v1, whole genome shotgun sequence contains:
- the LOC136909289 gene encoding UPF0746 protein DDB_G0281095-like, which encodes MTKRSVQDRYVLLAEKYRVTMKREAKADGISPSFSELDQLIEECLEVEKLEQDLRQKDGDSASSKTEKERENALEMRRIAMETLGESKKRKKEEEEENSTISKKKKSRNSGNDTIEYLREKNTQEMSIREKELQMKEKQQELEKQRYESMMHLIQQQQQQQLQQQQQQQQQQQQQFQVMMQQQSQLLMNMLQQVNKWKES